Proteins encoded by one window of bacterium:
- a CDS encoding cytochrome P450 — translation MSRSHAQHPPGPKGLPWFGSLREIRDDPMAFHTHVARDYGGIARFFYGRKPTYLVAEPKLIRELLVDHADNYTKDRRYKAHRDFVGEGILVAEGETWKRLRGALNAGMSRTRIADHVDWMADRIARHLDTWRPHVDSGEPLDIQHGLEDLNQLLIGRWVLGPGSEQAVARVIEIVHRMQANWPKPPKGLFGSWRLPPLGRIRRLKQVLRDINECLYGAIQEQRRTGAENNGMLSLLERARDEQGGFTDREIRDQLATLYFAGFETSAATATFLFYRLSLQPQQRELLYDEVDRVLGGRNPTSEDMDKLEYTERAIREALRLYPPAYNFSRVALEDDSIGGCHIPAGAMVIVSPYATHRLKEHWPNPEGFDPDRFLPEQVAERDPHAFIPFGAGKRMCIGSHLGLAQAKLMVAQVAQRYRLDLLAGHPFERIPGTVMRARFGMPMRVLPV, via the coding sequence GTGTCGAGATCACACGCTCAGCACCCCCCAGGTCCCAAGGGCCTGCCCTGGTTCGGCAGCCTGCGGGAGATCCGCGACGATCCGATGGCGTTTCATACCCATGTCGCGCGCGATTACGGTGGCATCGCCCGCTTCTTCTACGGTCGCAAGCCCACCTATCTGGTCGCCGAGCCGAAGCTGATCCGGGAGCTGCTCGTCGACCACGCCGACAACTACACCAAGGACAGGCGCTACAAGGCCCATCGGGATTTCGTCGGCGAGGGTATCCTGGTGGCCGAAGGTGAAACTTGGAAGCGCTTGCGTGGGGCACTGAACGCGGGGATGTCGCGAACGAGGATCGCCGACCACGTGGACTGGATGGCGGATCGAATCGCGAGACACCTGGACACCTGGCGACCGCACGTCGACAGTGGTGAGCCCCTGGACATTCAGCATGGGCTCGAGGATCTCAACCAGCTGCTCATCGGTCGTTGGGTTCTGGGACCGGGATCCGAACAGGCGGTGGCACGCGTTATCGAGATCGTTCATCGGATGCAAGCCAACTGGCCGAAGCCCCCCAAGGGTCTCTTCGGCTCCTGGCGCTTGCCACCGCTGGGCCGGATACGACGACTCAAACAAGTCCTCCGCGACATCAACGAATGCCTGTATGGGGCGATCCAGGAGCAGCGGAGAACCGGGGCCGAAAACAACGGCATGCTCTCGCTTCTGGAGAGGGCCCGGGACGAACAGGGTGGGTTCACCGACCGTGAGATTCGCGACCAGCTGGCCACCCTCTACTTTGCCGGCTTCGAGACCTCGGCGGCGACCGCCACGTTTCTTTTCTATCGACTCTCGCTGCAGCCGCAGCAGCGAGAGCTGCTCTACGACGAGGTCGATCGGGTGCTCGGCGGGCGCAATCCGACGAGCGAGGACATGGACAAGCTGGAGTACACAGAGCGGGCGATCCGAGAGGCCCTACGGCTCTATCCGCCGGCATACAACTTCTCGCGGGTGGCACTGGAGGACGACAGCATCGGCGGCTGCCACATACCCGCCGGTGCGATGGTCATCGTCTCTCCCTATGCCACGCATCGTCTGAAGGAGCACTGGCCGAATCCGGAGGGCTTCGATCCCGATCGGTTCCTTCCCGAGCAGGTTGCCGAGCGCGATCCCCATGCCTTCATTCCGTTCGGCGCCGGCAAGCGCATGTGCATCGGGTCGCACCTGGGACTCGCGCAGGCAAAACTGATGGTGGCGCAGGTCGCGCAGCGGTATCGGCTCGATCTGCTTGCGGGCCATCCCTTCGAGCGCATTCCCGGGACGGTCATGCGCGCACGCTTCGGAATGCCGATGCGGGTCCTGCCGGTCTGA
- a CDS encoding cytochrome-c oxidase: MSTRTSTWNIYPAQLGMWFFLGTVTMLFAAFTSAYIIRRAAADWVQISLPAVLWANTVILVISSLVLESARSSLDEKPHPAAARWLGVTILLGLFFVAGQLAGWRELVQQGVFVPTSPHSSFFYILTGLHGIHVLGGLAFLSAVTIKVGAGGDLSHLKRLVRLCATYWHFLLSLWIFVFLVLGWL, translated from the coding sequence CATGTGGTTTTTTCTCGGCACCGTCACCATGCTGTTCGCCGCCTTTACCAGCGCCTACATCATCCGGCGGGCCGCAGCCGATTGGGTGCAGATCTCGCTGCCGGCTGTCTTGTGGGCGAACACCGTGATTCTCGTCATCAGCAGCCTGGTTCTCGAGAGCGCCCGGTCGAGCCTCGATGAGAAACCCCACCCAGCGGCCGCCCGCTGGCTCGGGGTGACGATTCTGCTCGGCCTCTTCTTCGTGGCTGGTCAGCTCGCCGGTTGGCGTGAGCTCGTTCAGCAGGGTGTCTTCGTACCGACCAGCCCGCACAGCTCGTTCTTCTACATCCTCACGGGGCTTCACGGCATCCATGTCCTGGGTGGTCTGGCGTTTCTTTCCGCCGTCACGATCAAGGTGGGAGCCGGAGGCGACCTGAGCCACCTCAAACGTCTGGTTCGCCTGTGCGCCACGTACTGGCATTTTCTGTTGAGTCTCTGGATCTTCGTCTTCCTGGTTCTCGGGTGGCTCTGA
- a CDS encoding cytochrome C oxidase subunit IV family protein gives MAKPESRGGYKLYWQIWLILLIVTLVMIFIDRPAARALAEEPAAGPSATLVLILVFAMLLKATLIAGYFMHLRYERLFLRLSVLFGLLINGAILFFLILPDGLRILEMNSP, from the coding sequence ATGGCGAAACCGGAATCGCGCGGCGGCTACAAGCTGTATTGGCAGATCTGGCTGATTCTTCTGATCGTGACCCTGGTCATGATCTTCATCGATCGGCCGGCTGCTCGGGCGCTCGCCGAGGAGCCCGCCGCGGGGCCGTCGGCGACACTCGTATTGATCCTGGTCTTCGCGATGCTCTTGAAAGCGACTCTCATTGCGGGTTACTTCATGCATTTGCGCTACGAGCGGCTCTTTCTCCGCCTCAGCGTCCTGTTCGGGTTGTTGATCAATGGAGCGATCCTTTTCTTCCTGATCCTCCCCGACGGTCTACGGATTCTGGAGATGAACTCACCGTGA
- a CDS encoding cytochrome oxidase subunit III: protein MTNTAEQVADSRWAGGVCPFDAGWRKVMMWAFIITDGLLFAGFLTGYGFARLSHTNWPDESAIFNLTFIAAMTFVLISSSATMASAVRAAETGERKLAQRFLWLTALGGLVFLAMQAMEWSTLIGEGVRLSGNPFGAPLFGSYFFLITGFHGTHVLSGVIILVVTALRWGREITKPEGVEMAGLYWHFVDLVWVFIFTVFYLL, encoded by the coding sequence ATGACGAATACAGCCGAACAGGTGGCGGACTCGCGTTGGGCCGGCGGCGTGTGTCCCTTCGATGCCGGTTGGCGCAAGGTGATGATGTGGGCGTTCATCATCACAGACGGCCTGCTCTTCGCCGGTTTTCTTACAGGGTACGGTTTCGCGCGGCTGTCGCACACCAACTGGCCCGACGAGAGCGCCATTTTCAATCTGACCTTCATCGCCGCCATGACCTTCGTGTTGATCTCGTCGAGCGCGACCATGGCCAGTGCGGTGCGGGCCGCCGAAACCGGCGAGCGCAAGCTGGCGCAGCGGTTTCTTTGGCTGACGGCGCTCGGCGGCCTGGTGTTTCTCGCCATGCAGGCCATGGAATGGTCGACCCTGATCGGCGAGGGCGTGCGGCTCTCCGGCAATCCCTTCGGAGCGCCGCTCTTCGGCTCCTACTTCTTCCTGATCACCGGCTTCCACGGCACGCACGTGCTTTCGGGCGTGATCATCCTGGTGGTGACAGCGTTGCGTTGGGGCCGCGAGATCACTAAGCCCGAAGGCGTCGAGATGGCGGGCTTGTATTGGCACTTCGTGGACCTCGTGTGGGTCTTCATCTTCACCGTGTTCTATCTGCTCTGA